In Acidimicrobiales bacterium, the following are encoded in one genomic region:
- a CDS encoding single-stranded DNA-binding protein produces the protein MDKREWDMCAWNVVVVAGRLSRPAEQRVLPSGERLVAVQVTVDRTGDRAETVPVVWFDAPASAATLDIEEAVVVVGRVRRRFFRAGGSTQSRTEVVADTVVPTRRVKSAQTALAAARRRLETAAGELDQPTRGRSNARRGPRRSEPAGSATVGRPR, from the coding sequence ATGGACAAACGGGAGTGGGACATGTGTGCGTGGAACGTGGTGGTCGTCGCCGGCCGGCTCAGCCGGCCCGCCGAGCAGCGGGTGCTTCCCTCCGGTGAACGGCTGGTCGCTGTTCAGGTGACGGTGGACAGGACCGGAGATCGGGCCGAGACCGTCCCTGTCGTGTGGTTCGATGCCCCGGCATCGGCGGCCACGCTCGACATCGAGGAGGCGGTGGTCGTGGTGGGTCGGGTCCGCCGTCGCTTCTTTCGGGCTGGGGGATCGACCCAGAGCCGGACCGAGGTGGTTGCGGACACGGTCGTGCCTACCCGCCGGGTCAAGTCGGCCCAGACGGCGCTGGCGGCGGCGAGGAGACGCCTCGAGACGGCCGCCGGCGAGCTCGACCAGCCCACGCGGGGCCGGTCGAACGCACGACGCGGACCGCGCCGATCCGAGCCCGCCGGCTCGGCGACTGTGGGGCGTCCCCGATAG
- a CDS encoding tetratricopeptide repeat protein → MADSMPAGISAISAGGAEERRRPCRYDRIMAKPPRPGRPRPAASSGGRGPRPQRGTSRSSDGSGRRRSGDAPRAATTGRPRQGQRGSGGPPRSGRPRTGERRTGDRQGDDGRPRSGGRPTKRRSEPGRPGASDRRAGERRTGDKQGDDSRPRTGGRPTKRRSDATGPARADAGGRQGRARRSTGGPPPSSGGRPERPRRAADRGRRDEPKAPQRARPTPRGWGSVARRGAGVVDETARPSRPGGRDERGGTSGAGKWKEPGPPPPWEPETWVREPDVAEVTQRPSARRSRPPRSGRLPAPVLEELSGSGRTETRRLQQRLSEAAAAYERDRYVDAARILRSLVSTAPQSPSVRELYGLTLYRQGRWSAAIRQLDAYHRLTGSYDQYPVLADCHRALGHVRAVDEVWDELRQASPSADVVAEGRLVVAGARADRGDIRGALALLGRAGQDVRRPRPHHVRQWYALADLYERSGDLPRARELFRRVLRHDAQLSDAAERLAALG, encoded by the coding sequence ATGGCGGACAGTATGCCCGCAGGGATATCGGCGATCTCGGCGGGAGGCGCCGAAGAGCGACGACGGCCCTGCCGGTACGATCGGATCATGGCCAAGCCTCCGCGCCCAGGACGACCGCGCCCCGCCGCCAGTAGCGGAGGTCGTGGGCCGCGCCCTCAGCGAGGCACTTCTCGCTCGTCCGACGGCTCCGGTCGCCGCCGCTCGGGAGACGCTCCTCGGGCAGCGACGACGGGTCGCCCTCGCCAGGGGCAGCGCGGATCGGGCGGGCCCCCGCGCTCGGGCCGCCCCCGCACCGGCGAGCGGCGAACCGGCGACAGGCAGGGCGACGACGGCCGCCCCCGCAGCGGTGGTCGTCCGACCAAGCGGCGCAGCGAACCCGGCCGTCCCGGCGCGAGCGACCGACGAGCCGGCGAGCGGCGAACCGGCGACAAGCAGGGTGACGACAGCCGGCCCCGCACCGGTGGTCGTCCGACCAAGCGGCGCAGCGACGCCACGGGCCCAGCGCGGGCGGACGCCGGCGGTCGACAAGGCCGGGCCCGCCGCTCGACCGGGGGACCGCCGCCATCGTCGGGAGGACGGCCGGAGCGACCCCGCAGGGCAGCCGACCGGGGCCGGCGGGACGAGCCGAAGGCGCCGCAGCGGGCCCGTCCCACTCCTCGAGGCTGGGGCAGTGTGGCTCGACGGGGCGCTGGGGTGGTGGACGAGACCGCACGGCCATCCCGTCCTGGTGGGCGGGACGAACGCGGGGGCACCAGCGGCGCTGGAAAGTGGAAGGAACCGGGTCCACCCCCACCGTGGGAGCCGGAGACCTGGGTGCGCGAACCTGATGTCGCTGAGGTCACACAGCGACCCTCCGCCCGACGATCTCGGCCGCCGCGCTCGGGCCGGCTGCCCGCCCCGGTCCTCGAGGAGCTCTCGGGGTCGGGGCGGACCGAGACCAGACGATTGCAGCAGCGTCTCTCGGAAGCCGCGGCTGCCTACGAACGTGACCGGTACGTGGATGCGGCCCGCATCCTGCGCAGCCTGGTCAGCACGGCTCCCCAGTCGCCCTCGGTTCGCGAGCTCTACGGCCTGACCCTCTACCGCCAAGGGCGTTGGAGCGCCGCCATCCGACAGCTCGACGCCTACCACCGGCTCACCGGCTCCTACGACCAGTATCCGGTGCTGGCGGACTGCCACCGGGCGCTGGGCCACGTCCGGGCGGTGGACGAGGTCTGGGACGAGCTCCGCCAGGCCTCCCCCAGTGCCGACGTGGTGGCCGAGGGTCGCCTGGTCGTGGCCGGCGCGCGCGCCGACCGAGGCGACATCCGAGGGGCGCTCGCCCTGCTGGGGCGCGCGGGCCAGGACGTCCGGCGCCCGCGGCCCCATCACGTCCGACAGTGGTACGCCCTGGCCGACCTGTACGAGCGATCCGGCGACCTCCCCCGGGCAAGAGAGCTGTTCCGCCGGGTGCTGCGGCACGACGCCCAGCTGTCGGACGCCGCCGAACGGCTCGCCGCGCTGGGCTGA